One stretch of Cohnella algarum DNA includes these proteins:
- a CDS encoding glycoside hydrolase family 31 protein, with product MSVTVSKMGQINRLTKIAMIALLVSGLLSGLARGGTVSAAPVDNFVLNPGFETGELAPWTEWHPEGQAPAYGVDGYDVYAGLRKLYFYSQSKYQQSVHQQIGGLSNGTYIVSARVKQQYTVPDTSRMEISLHGTPRIDVNIRHTDGYQQISATVPVTTGMLDIGFYIASPGGTSLQIDEVRVEQAELPLPNAGFTNDYEHWQRTHDTGAAKIGVEGAGNKYVDLYSPVAYKVDLFQHMNLTAGNYSLKAKVRRSGTFVNSVMYADFGGRTRTVATPSTSEWAEITLTGIAVGSDGETVKFGFWTDAGASSWVHIDDVTVIRQEPAQHFMGDYVSHEQVGNAVTFNLTNTPKVRIEFVKSDIARIWMEPSGVFAKDASFVVDNETFAPIPYTVSDQGQYIRLQSSGLTVRVYKSPFRIAYYDGTDVNWIAGEREIGGLGHTSGTGVFAYMKLPPNEHFYGLGVDRHAQSLDRRGKRIEMDNAMVGGYGGNTADISGTFFASTGGYGIFFDNTYQYTAFDMGQENSNYYTFSAPDGEMVYYFLNGPAMSDVYAKFSDLSGKAPLPPKWALGYVQSKYGYDSWNEVHQVVDTFRAKGIPLDGIVLDVYWAENNHYFDFTWNTSGGFADPKGNLASLRSKGVRVTNIVDPYVQQTADNFNPGSANGYFAKQNGATKIYQAWYGPSGLVDFTNPNAARWYTNDPNSTMDVRKLWDDGVRGWWIDLNEPETPTNPGDVFARGTSDKIKNVYALAESKAFYDAQRSYTNERVWNLARSGFSGIQQYGTTIWTADVDASWESFRHNLQLGLSAGLSGMPYVAHDTGGFNGKPTPELYTRWMQSSAFMPVFRAHGCECGDPTNVREPWAFGPEAEAIVKDVIKQRYRLLPYIYSAARDTYENGTPIMKALVLDYPKDSNVANLQDQWMFGPSLLTAPVHSPGATSRAVYLPSGTWHDWNSGAKYTGGQTILYDASLNKIPIFVKEGSIVPLGKDKNFDGEVVDDFYNLKVYPHAAGGTTTFTLFEDDGTTYGYEKGVNSSTTITAVKSGNTIALTIGPIQGAYPGMVTNRQWRSEVKVEGFNVGSVTRNGIALRKVETFEEFNTGRDVWFNDTSVGKVLLQTDFAPTSVAQTIVLK from the coding sequence ATGTCAGTAACAGTGTCTAAGATGGGGCAGATCAATCGGCTGACAAAGATCGCGATGATCGCCCTGCTTGTCTCTGGTTTGCTTTCCGGTCTTGCCCGGGGCGGAACGGTTTCGGCGGCACCCGTGGACAACTTCGTTTTGAATCCCGGCTTTGAGACCGGGGAGTTGGCACCTTGGACGGAATGGCATCCGGAGGGGCAGGCTCCCGCGTACGGCGTGGACGGTTACGATGTCTACGCAGGTTTGAGGAAGCTTTATTTTTACTCGCAGTCCAAATATCAACAGAGCGTGCACCAGCAAATCGGCGGGTTGTCGAACGGCACGTACATCGTGTCGGCGCGGGTCAAGCAGCAATACACCGTTCCCGATACGTCGCGCATGGAAATTTCGCTGCACGGCACACCCCGAATCGACGTCAATATCCGGCACACGGACGGATATCAGCAAATCTCGGCAACCGTGCCGGTCACGACAGGCATGCTGGACATCGGGTTCTACATCGCGTCGCCGGGCGGCACCTCGCTCCAGATCGACGAAGTGCGGGTCGAACAGGCCGAGCTGCCTTTGCCGAATGCGGGCTTTACGAACGATTACGAACACTGGCAGCGGACGCATGACACAGGCGCGGCAAAGATCGGCGTCGAAGGGGCCGGCAATAAGTACGTCGACTTGTATTCGCCTGTCGCCTACAAGGTCGATCTGTTCCAGCACATGAACCTGACCGCGGGGAACTACTCGCTTAAGGCCAAAGTGAGGCGAAGCGGAACGTTCGTCAATAGCGTCATGTACGCGGACTTCGGAGGCCGGACAAGAACCGTTGCGACACCGTCTACCAGCGAATGGGCGGAGATTACCTTAACCGGCATAGCGGTCGGGAGCGACGGCGAAACCGTCAAGTTCGGGTTCTGGACGGACGCCGGTGCGAGCAGTTGGGTCCATATCGACGACGTCACGGTTATCCGCCAAGAACCCGCTCAGCATTTCATGGGCGACTATGTCTCCCATGAACAAGTGGGGAATGCTGTCACGTTCAACTTGACGAATACGCCGAAGGTACGGATCGAATTCGTGAAGTCCGATATCGCCCGAATATGGATGGAGCCGAGCGGCGTATTCGCAAAAGACGCTTCGTTCGTGGTCGACAACGAAACGTTCGCACCGATCCCCTATACCGTCAGCGACCAGGGCCAATATATCCGGCTCCAATCTTCGGGTCTGACTGTAAGGGTTTATAAGTCACCGTTTCGAATCGCGTATTACGACGGGACCGACGTGAATTGGATCGCAGGCGAACGGGAGATCGGGGGGCTGGGGCACACGTCCGGGACCGGCGTCTTCGCGTATATGAAGCTGCCGCCGAACGAGCATTTTTACGGGCTCGGCGTCGATCGGCACGCGCAATCGCTGGATCGCCGCGGCAAGCGGATCGAGATGGACAATGCGATGGTCGGAGGCTACGGCGGCAACACGGCGGACATCTCGGGCACGTTCTTCGCGAGCACGGGGGGATACGGCATTTTCTTCGACAATACGTACCAGTATACCGCCTTCGACATGGGTCAAGAGAATTCAAACTACTATACCTTCTCAGCCCCCGACGGCGAGATGGTCTATTACTTCTTGAACGGTCCGGCCATGAGCGACGTTTATGCGAAGTTTTCCGACCTGTCCGGCAAGGCGCCGCTGCCTCCGAAGTGGGCGCTCGGCTATGTCCAGTCCAAGTACGGTTACGACAGCTGGAACGAAGTGCACCAGGTAGTCGATACATTCCGGGCGAAGGGAATTCCGCTGGACGGGATCGTGCTTGACGTCTATTGGGCCGAGAACAACCATTATTTCGACTTCACATGGAATACGTCGGGCGGATTCGCCGACCCGAAAGGCAATCTGGCGAGCCTCCGGAGCAAAGGAGTCCGCGTCACCAATATCGTGGATCCTTATGTCCAACAGACGGCGGACAATTTCAACCCGGGAAGTGCGAACGGTTACTTCGCGAAACAGAACGGGGCGACGAAAATTTATCAAGCGTGGTACGGTCCGTCGGGCTTGGTCGACTTTACGAACCCGAACGCGGCGAGATGGTATACGAACGACCCGAACTCGACGATGGACGTCCGCAAGCTGTGGGACGACGGCGTGCGCGGTTGGTGGATCGACCTGAATGAACCGGAGACCCCTACGAATCCGGGCGACGTCTTCGCTCGCGGAACGTCCGATAAAATCAAGAACGTTTATGCGTTAGCCGAATCGAAAGCGTTCTACGATGCGCAGCGCAGTTATACGAATGAACGGGTATGGAACCTTGCGCGCTCCGGCTTCTCGGGCATCCAGCAATACGGAACGACAATCTGGACCGCGGACGTGGATGCATCCTGGGAATCGTTCCGGCACAATCTGCAGCTGGGCCTTAGCGCGGGTCTGTCCGGCATGCCATACGTCGCGCACGACACGGGCGGCTTCAACGGCAAGCCGACGCCTGAATTATATACCAGATGGATGCAGTCTTCCGCCTTTATGCCGGTCTTCCGAGCGCATGGCTGCGAATGCGGCGATCCGACGAACGTTCGTGAGCCGTGGGCGTTCGGCCCCGAAGCGGAAGCGATCGTCAAGGATGTGATCAAGCAGCGGTACCGGTTGCTGCCCTATATTTATTCCGCCGCACGGGACACGTACGAGAATGGCACACCAATAATGAAAGCGCTTGTTCTAGACTATCCGAAAGATTCGAATGTCGCGAACCTCCAAGACCAATGGATGTTCGGTCCCTCGCTGCTGACGGCGCCCGTGCATTCGCCCGGCGCGACAAGCCGCGCGGTCTACCTGCCGAGCGGTACGTGGCACGATTGGAACAGCGGCGCGAAGTATACTGGCGGACAAACGATCCTATATGATGCGTCGTTAAATAAGATCCCGATATTCGTCAAGGAGGGATCGATCGTGCCGCTCGGAAAGGATAAGAATTTTGACGGTGAAGTGGTAGACGATTTTTACAACTTGAAAGTTTATCCGCACGCAGCCGGCGGCACGACGACGTTCACCTTGTTCGAGGATGACGGGACTACGTACGGATATGAGAAAGGCGTCAACTCGTCGACGACGATCACGGCCGTCAAATCCGGCAATACGATTGCGTTGACCATCGGCCCGATTCAGGGCGCATACCCCGGGATGGTGACGAACCGTCAGTGGCGATCCGAAGTGAAAGTCGAAGGGTTCAACGTAGGCTCGGTTACGCGCAACGGCATCGCGCTGCGGAAGGTCGAGACGTTCGAGGAATTCAATACGGGTCGTGACGTGTGGTTTAACGATACGAGCGTCGGGAAAGTACTGCTCCAGACCGACTTCGCTCCGACGTCCGTAGCGCAGACGATCGTGCTCAAGTAA
- a CDS encoding carbohydrate-binding protein: protein MQYFKDAGASFLRIDFLSWYQTGTDGGTVKVGNAHWNEYQTALRWIHEAAGEDLVVSLVMPYLQNHAETELKYGDMIRIDEDVFGGDWDHISGRGQSWKDGWSQWRNAFQGLTGFSDIAGRGQMIMDADFIRMNRYGSSAIDDNERRSTISLFTVSGSPIAIADQYDTINLTGSNNERFYQNSEIVELNKLGLAGKPIYRNANPFYPGPGYVEGTSRDTERWVGQLPNGEWVVALFNRSDADAAKSIDFISELGLTGEAHVRDLWAHQDLGYMNGYASVIAPHDVKMLRVTPRNSKKYEAEVASWIGSKFNNNHAGYSGFGFVDKLEAAAVVNGVGPKVVFAVEAPETGSYWFNLKYANATGVTATTTIDVKDGHDNTVTSPRKVELPARTSWDDWGNRNVELNLVKGLNLITVERRADDQGAFNLDYIEFNPHAGNIAKNPGFETGGIDDWTEWHPSGQAPAYGVDGNDVYAGTKKLYFYSNAAYKQSLHQTLTELDNGTYTIKAKVKRTGANPTTARLEVQQYGGADQFVNIPQTSGYQEVTATVNVTNGQMKFGFYVDSQGGTSLQVDDVTVTRVSLQNHGFEDGFRGWTRSDMAVTKVAYDNSNAYADIHNSSPYSADIYRYESLQAGTYTVKARVRQSGGFATSGLYVDKGGSLAGNVVFASDSNWHEVAISNITLTRDEVVKFGVFAQGDANAWLHVDKIWIEKN, encoded by the coding sequence GTGCAATACTTTAAAGATGCCGGTGCCAGCTTCCTCCGCATCGACTTCCTTTCGTGGTATCAGACGGGGACGGACGGCGGAACGGTCAAGGTGGGCAACGCGCATTGGAACGAATATCAGACGGCGTTGCGTTGGATTCACGAGGCCGCGGGCGAAGATTTGGTCGTCAGCTTGGTCATGCCGTACTTGCAGAACCATGCCGAGACGGAATTGAAATACGGTGACATGATCCGCATCGACGAAGACGTGTTCGGCGGCGATTGGGACCATATCAGCGGACGGGGGCAATCGTGGAAAGACGGCTGGTCACAATGGCGCAATGCGTTCCAAGGACTGACCGGCTTCTCGGACATCGCCGGCCGCGGTCAAATGATCATGGACGCCGACTTTATCCGGATGAATCGGTACGGGTCGTCTGCCATCGACGACAACGAACGGCGTTCCACGATCTCGCTCTTTACGGTCAGCGGCTCGCCGATCGCGATCGCGGACCAATACGACACGATCAATCTGACCGGCAGCAACAACGAGCGGTTCTACCAGAACTCCGAAATCGTCGAGCTGAATAAGCTCGGACTCGCGGGCAAGCCCATCTACCGGAATGCCAATCCGTTCTATCCGGGCCCCGGTTACGTCGAAGGAACCAGCCGCGATACGGAGCGCTGGGTCGGACAATTGCCGAATGGCGAATGGGTCGTCGCGCTCTTTAACCGCTCCGATGCAGACGCGGCGAAGAGCATCGATTTCATCTCGGAATTGGGCTTGACGGGCGAGGCGCACGTCCGGGACTTGTGGGCCCACCAAGACTTGGGTTACATGAACGGTTACGCATCCGTTATTGCCCCGCATGACGTCAAGATGCTGCGGGTTACGCCGCGTAATTCAAAGAAGTATGAGGCGGAGGTTGCCTCCTGGATCGGATCGAAGTTCAACAATAACCATGCCGGTTACTCCGGCTTCGGATTCGTGGATAAGCTCGAAGCCGCGGCCGTCGTTAACGGCGTAGGTCCGAAGGTCGTCTTCGCGGTCGAAGCGCCGGAGACGGGGAGCTACTGGTTTAACCTAAAGTATGCCAACGCGACGGGCGTCACGGCAACGACGACGATCGACGTCAAGGACGGGCACGACAATACCGTCACGAGTCCCCGGAAAGTGGAGTTGCCGGCCAGGACATCTTGGGATGATTGGGGCAATCGGAACGTCGAGCTGAATCTGGTCAAGGGCTTAAACCTGATCACGGTCGAGCGCCGGGCCGACGATCAGGGCGCGTTCAACCTTGATTATATTGAATTCAATCCGCATGCCGGCAATATCGCAAAGAATCCGGGATTCGAGACTGGAGGGATCGACGACTGGACCGAGTGGCATCCGTCCGGCCAAGCGCCGGCTTACGGGGTTGACGGAAATGACGTTTACGCGGGAACCAAGAAACTGTATTTCTACTCGAACGCCGCGTACAAGCAAAGCTTACACCAAACGTTGACGGAATTGGATAACGGCACCTACACCATCAAGGCAAAAGTGAAACGGACGGGCGCGAACCCGACGACTGCCAGGCTCGAGGTACAGCAATACGGCGGTGCGGACCAATTCGTCAATATTCCGCAAACGTCCGGTTATCAAGAAGTGACGGCTACCGTCAACGTTACAAATGGCCAGATGAAATTCGGCTTCTATGTCGATTCGCAAGGCGGAACTTCGCTTCAGGTCGACGATGTCACGGTTACCCGCGTCTCGCTGCAGAACCATGGCTTCGAAGACGGCTTCCGGGGATGGACTCGATCGGATATGGCTGTGACCAAGGTTGCATATGACAACAGCAACGCGTATGCCGATATCCACAATTCATCGCCTTATTCAGCGGATATATACCGGTACGAATCGCTGCAAGCCGGAACGTACACGGTTAAAGCGAGAGTTCGTCAATCCGGCGGCTTCGCGACCTCCGGACTTTACGTCGACAAAGGCGGTTCGTTGGCAGGCAACGTCGTCTTTGCTTCCGATTCGAATTGGCATGAGGTTGCGATCAGTAACATAACACTCACCCGTGATGAAGTCGTGAAGTTCGGAGTTTTTGCTCAGGGTGACGCCAACGCTTGGTTGCATGTCGATAAGATTTGGATTGAGAAAAATTAG